A region from the Microcebus murinus isolate Inina chromosome 27, M.murinus_Inina_mat1.0, whole genome shotgun sequence genome encodes:
- the PLPPR3 gene encoding phospholipid phosphatase-related protein type 3 isoform X1 → MISTKEKNKSPKDSMTLLPCFYFVELPIVASSIVSLYFLELTDLFKPAKVGFQCYDRTLSMPYVETNEELIPLLMLLSLAFAAPAASIMVGEGLLYCLQSRLWGRSGGPGGTEGSINAGGCNFNSFLRRTVRFVGVHVFGLCATALVTDVIQLATGYHAPFFLTVCKPNYTMLGTSCEVNPYITQDICSGHDTHAILSARKTFPSQHATLSAFAAVYVSVSLAPQPLPTPPLATLTLCPAVPQMYFNSVISDTTKLLKPILVFAFAIAAGVCGLTQITQYRSHPVDVYAGFLIGAGIAAYLACHAVGNFQAPPAEKPAAPAPAKDALRALTQRGHDSVYQQNKSVSTDELGPPGRLEGVPRPVAREKTSLGSLKRASVDVDLLAPRSPMGKENMVTFSNTLPRVSTPSLDDPARRHMTIHVPLDASRSKQLISEWKQKSLEGRGLGLPDEASPGHLRAPAESMAEEEEEEEEEEEEEEEEEEEEEEEGPAPPSLYPTVQARPGLGPRVILPPRAGPQPLVHIPEEGVQAGASLSPKSSATVRAKWLMMAEKGGAAVASGATQPRVANPPRLLQVIAMSKASGGPGPKAAETASSSSASSDSSQYRSPSDRDSASIVTIDAHAPHHPVVHLSAGNAPWEWKAAGGGAKGVEGEGGYELGDLARGFRAGSRPPGVSPGSSISDVDQEEPRFGAVATVNLATGEGLPPLGTADGVLGPASRESTLRRHPGGLVLAEREAGEAEVESYYRKMQARRFQD, encoded by the exons CTGCCCATCGTGGCCTCCTCCATCGTGTCCCTCTACTTCCTGGAGCTGACGGACCTCTTCAAGCCGGCCAAGGTGGGCTTCCAGTGCTACGACCGCACGCTGTCCATGCCCTACGTGGAGACCAACGAGGAGCTCATCCCGCTGCTCATGCTGCTCAGCTTGGCCTTCGCCGCGCCCGCCGCCTCG ATCATGGTCGGCGAGGGCTTGCTGTACTGTCTGCAGTCCCGGCTGTGGGGCCGCAGCGGGGGCCCCGGCGGGACTGAGGGCAGCATCAACGCCGGCGGCTGCAACTTCAACTCCTTCCTGCGACGCACCGTCCGGTTTGTGG GTGTCCATGTGTTTGGCCTCTGCGCCACGGCCCTGGTGACCGACGTCATCCAGCTGGCCACGGGCTACCACGCGCCCTTCTTCCTCACGGTCTGCAAACCCAACTACACGATGCTGGGCACGTCCTGTGAGGTCAACCCCTACATCACGCAGGACATCTGCTCCGGCCACGACACCCACGCCATCCTGTCTGCGAG GAAGACCTTTCCGTCCCAGCACGCCACGCTGTCAGCCTTTGCCGCGGTCTACGTGTCGGTGAGTCTGGCCCCGCAGCCCCTGCCCACGCCCCCGCTGGCCACGCTGACCCTCTGCCCCGCTGTGCCCCAGATGTACTTCAACTCGGTCATCTCGGACACCACCAAGCTGCTCAAGCCCATCCTGGTGTTTGCCTTTGCCATCGCCGCGGGCGTCTGCGGGCTCACTCAGATCACGCAGTACCGCAGCCACCCCGTGGACGTCTACGCCGGCTTCCTCATCGGCGCCGGCATCGCCGCCTACCTG GCCTGCCACGCAGTGGGCAACTTCCAGGCCCCTCCCGCAGAGAAACCTGCGGCCCCCGCACCTGCCAAGGACGCGCTGCGGGCCCTGACGCAGCGGGGCCATGACTCAGTTTACCAGCAGAACAAGTCCGTGAGCACAGACGAGCTGGGCCCCCCGGGGCGGCTGGAGGGAGTGCCGAGGCCCGTGGCCCGGGAGAAGACGTCCCTGGGCAGCCTGAAGCGGGCCAGCGTGGATGTGGACCTGCTGGCGCCACGCAGCCCCATGGGCAAGGAGAACATGGTGACCTTCAGCAACACGCTGCCGCGCGTCAGCACGCCCTCCCTGGACGACCCCGCCCGCCGCCACATGACCATCCACGTGCCACTCGACGCGTCCCGCTCCAAGCAGCTCATCAGTGAGTGGAAGCAGAAGTCTCTGGAGGGCCGCGGCCTGGGGCTGCCTGACGAAGCCAGCCCCGGGCACCTCCGGGCACCCGCCGAGTCCATggcggaagaggaggaggaggaggaggaagaagaggaggaggaagaggaagaggaggaggaggaagaggaggagggtcCTGCTCCACCCTCGCTCTACCCCACTGTCCAGGCGCGGCCAGGGCTCGGGCCGCGGGTCATTCTCCCGCCTCGGGCCGGGCCGCAGCCACTGGTGCACATCCCTGAGGAGGGGGTGCAGGCGGGGGCCAGCCTGTCCCCAAAGAGCAGCGCCACAGTTCGTGCCAAGTGGCTCATGATGGCCGAGAAGGGCGGGGCAGCCGTGGCTTCGGGCGCGACACAGCCCCGCGTGGCCAACCCACCTCGGCTGCTGCAGGTCATCGCCATGTCCAAGGCCTCAGGCGGGCCGGGCCCCAAGGCCGCGGAAACCGCCTCGTCCTCCAGCGCCAGCTCCGACTCCTCGCAGTACCGGTCGCCGTCGGACCGCGACTCGGCCAGCATCGTCACCATCGACGCGCACGCGCCCCACCACCCCGTGGTCCACCTGTCCGCGGGTAACGCGCCCTGGGAGTGGAAGGCAGCGGGCGGTGGGGCCAAGGGCGTGGAGGGTGAGGGTGGGTATGAGCTGGGGGACCTGGCGCGCGGCTTCCGTGCTGGGTCCAGGCCACCAGGCGTGTCCCCTGGCTCATCCATCAGCGACGTGGACCAGGAGGAGCCGCGCTTTGGGGCCGTGGCCACCGTCAACCTGGCCACGGGCGAGGGCCTGCCCCCACTGGGCACGGCCGACGGGGTGCTGGGGCCGGCCAGCCGGGAGTCCACGCTGCGGCGCCACCCCGGCGGCCTGGTGCTGGCGGAGCGGGAGGCCGGCGAGGCGGAAGTGGAGAGCTACTACCGCAAGATGCAGGCCCGCAGGTTCCAGGACTGA
- the PLPPR3 gene encoding phospholipid phosphatase-related protein type 3 isoform X2, which yields MISTKEKNKSPKDSMTLLPCFYFVELPIVASSIVSLYFLELTDLFKPAKVGFQCYDRTLSMPYVETNEELIPLLMLLSLAFAAPAASIMVGEGLLYCLQSRLWGRSGGPGGTEGSINAGGCNFNSFLRRTVRFVGVHVFGLCATALVTDVIQLATGYHAPFFLTVCKPNYTMLGTSCEVNPYITQDICSGHDTHAILSARKTFPSQHATLSAFAAVYVSMYFNSVISDTTKLLKPILVFAFAIAAGVCGLTQITQYRSHPVDVYAGFLIGAGIAAYLACHAVGNFQAPPAEKPAAPAPAKDALRALTQRGHDSVYQQNKSVSTDELGPPGRLEGVPRPVAREKTSLGSLKRASVDVDLLAPRSPMGKENMVTFSNTLPRVSTPSLDDPARRHMTIHVPLDASRSKQLISEWKQKSLEGRGLGLPDEASPGHLRAPAESMAEEEEEEEEEEEEEEEEEEEEEEEGPAPPSLYPTVQARPGLGPRVILPPRAGPQPLVHIPEEGVQAGASLSPKSSATVRAKWLMMAEKGGAAVASGATQPRVANPPRLLQVIAMSKASGGPGPKAAETASSSSASSDSSQYRSPSDRDSASIVTIDAHAPHHPVVHLSAGNAPWEWKAAGGGAKGVEGEGGYELGDLARGFRAGSRPPGVSPGSSISDVDQEEPRFGAVATVNLATGEGLPPLGTADGVLGPASRESTLRRHPGGLVLAEREAGEAEVESYYRKMQARRFQD from the exons CTGCCCATCGTGGCCTCCTCCATCGTGTCCCTCTACTTCCTGGAGCTGACGGACCTCTTCAAGCCGGCCAAGGTGGGCTTCCAGTGCTACGACCGCACGCTGTCCATGCCCTACGTGGAGACCAACGAGGAGCTCATCCCGCTGCTCATGCTGCTCAGCTTGGCCTTCGCCGCGCCCGCCGCCTCG ATCATGGTCGGCGAGGGCTTGCTGTACTGTCTGCAGTCCCGGCTGTGGGGCCGCAGCGGGGGCCCCGGCGGGACTGAGGGCAGCATCAACGCCGGCGGCTGCAACTTCAACTCCTTCCTGCGACGCACCGTCCGGTTTGTGG GTGTCCATGTGTTTGGCCTCTGCGCCACGGCCCTGGTGACCGACGTCATCCAGCTGGCCACGGGCTACCACGCGCCCTTCTTCCTCACGGTCTGCAAACCCAACTACACGATGCTGGGCACGTCCTGTGAGGTCAACCCCTACATCACGCAGGACATCTGCTCCGGCCACGACACCCACGCCATCCTGTCTGCGAG GAAGACCTTTCCGTCCCAGCACGCCACGCTGTCAGCCTTTGCCGCGGTCTACGTGTCG ATGTACTTCAACTCGGTCATCTCGGACACCACCAAGCTGCTCAAGCCCATCCTGGTGTTTGCCTTTGCCATCGCCGCGGGCGTCTGCGGGCTCACTCAGATCACGCAGTACCGCAGCCACCCCGTGGACGTCTACGCCGGCTTCCTCATCGGCGCCGGCATCGCCGCCTACCTG GCCTGCCACGCAGTGGGCAACTTCCAGGCCCCTCCCGCAGAGAAACCTGCGGCCCCCGCACCTGCCAAGGACGCGCTGCGGGCCCTGACGCAGCGGGGCCATGACTCAGTTTACCAGCAGAACAAGTCCGTGAGCACAGACGAGCTGGGCCCCCCGGGGCGGCTGGAGGGAGTGCCGAGGCCCGTGGCCCGGGAGAAGACGTCCCTGGGCAGCCTGAAGCGGGCCAGCGTGGATGTGGACCTGCTGGCGCCACGCAGCCCCATGGGCAAGGAGAACATGGTGACCTTCAGCAACACGCTGCCGCGCGTCAGCACGCCCTCCCTGGACGACCCCGCCCGCCGCCACATGACCATCCACGTGCCACTCGACGCGTCCCGCTCCAAGCAGCTCATCAGTGAGTGGAAGCAGAAGTCTCTGGAGGGCCGCGGCCTGGGGCTGCCTGACGAAGCCAGCCCCGGGCACCTCCGGGCACCCGCCGAGTCCATggcggaagaggaggaggaggaggaggaagaagaggaggaggaagaggaagaggaggaggaggaagaggaggagggtcCTGCTCCACCCTCGCTCTACCCCACTGTCCAGGCGCGGCCAGGGCTCGGGCCGCGGGTCATTCTCCCGCCTCGGGCCGGGCCGCAGCCACTGGTGCACATCCCTGAGGAGGGGGTGCAGGCGGGGGCCAGCCTGTCCCCAAAGAGCAGCGCCACAGTTCGTGCCAAGTGGCTCATGATGGCCGAGAAGGGCGGGGCAGCCGTGGCTTCGGGCGCGACACAGCCCCGCGTGGCCAACCCACCTCGGCTGCTGCAGGTCATCGCCATGTCCAAGGCCTCAGGCGGGCCGGGCCCCAAGGCCGCGGAAACCGCCTCGTCCTCCAGCGCCAGCTCCGACTCCTCGCAGTACCGGTCGCCGTCGGACCGCGACTCGGCCAGCATCGTCACCATCGACGCGCACGCGCCCCACCACCCCGTGGTCCACCTGTCCGCGGGTAACGCGCCCTGGGAGTGGAAGGCAGCGGGCGGTGGGGCCAAGGGCGTGGAGGGTGAGGGTGGGTATGAGCTGGGGGACCTGGCGCGCGGCTTCCGTGCTGGGTCCAGGCCACCAGGCGTGTCCCCTGGCTCATCCATCAGCGACGTGGACCAGGAGGAGCCGCGCTTTGGGGCCGTGGCCACCGTCAACCTGGCCACGGGCGAGGGCCTGCCCCCACTGGGCACGGCCGACGGGGTGCTGGGGCCGGCCAGCCGGGAGTCCACGCTGCGGCGCCACCCCGGCGGCCTGGTGCTGGCGGAGCGGGAGGCCGGCGAGGCGGAAGTGGAGAGCTACTACCGCAAGATGCAGGCCCGCAGGTTCCAGGACTGA